One segment of Synchiropus splendidus isolate RoL2022-P1 chromosome 4, RoL_Sspl_1.0, whole genome shotgun sequence DNA contains the following:
- the LOC128756892 gene encoding cathepsin S-like — MFQSLCFALLCGLAAAATSPVLDRHWELWKKMHNKEYSEQLEELGRRRIWEENLEMINVHNLETSLGLHTFELAMNHLGDLTGEEVLSTLTGTSVPPNLERGPVNLSKDIDIPESLDWREKGLVSEVKMQGSCGSCWAFSAVGALEGQLKKTTGVLLSLSPQNLVDCSGKYGNHGCNGGFMTSAFEYVIENQGIDSESSYPYVAVVRQCRYKPENRAANCSNYGILPEGDEESLKMAVALIGPVSVAIDASRPKFLFYHHGVYTDHTCTHDINHGVLVVGYGTERGQDYWLVKNSWSPNYGDKGFVKMARNRNNQCGIALYACFPIM; from the exons ATGTTCCAGAGCCTGTGCTTTGCTCTTCTCTGTGGCCTAGCTGCAGCTGCCACCAGCCCAGTTCTGGACCGTCACTGGGAGCTGTGGAAGAAGATGCACAACAAGGAGTATTCTGAGCAG CTTGAAGAATTGGGCCGCAGGCGTATTTGGGAAGAGAACCTGGAGATGATCAATGTCCACAACCTGGAGACTTCCCTGGGCCTGCACACGTTTGAGCTGGCAATGAACCACCTGGGAGACCTG actGGCGAGGAAGTCCTCAGCACCCTCACCGGCACCAGCGTGCCTCCGAACTTGGAAAGAGGTCCAGTCAACTTGAGCAAGGACATCGACATCCCAGAGTCTCTGGACTGGAGAGAGAAGGGCCTGGTCTCTGAGGTCAAAATGCAG GGTTCTTGCGGCTCGTGCTGGGCCTTTAGTGCAGTCGGCGCATTAGAAGGGCAGCTGAAGAAGACCACAGGCGTCCTCTTGTCGCTGAGTCCTCAGAACTTGGTGGACTGCTCTGGAAAATATGGGAACCATGGCTGCAACGGTGGATTCATGACAAGTGCTTTTGAGTATGTGATTGAGAACCAGGGCATTGACTCGGAAAGCTCCTACCCTTATGTGGCAGTGGTGAGACAA TGCAGGTACAAGCCTGAAAATCGTGCTGCCAACTGCTCAAACTACGGCATCTTGCCAGAGGGAGACGAAGAGTCTCTGAAAATGGCTGTCGCGCTGATTGGACCCGTCTCTGTTGCCATTGATGCGTCCAGACCCAAGTTCCTCTTCTACCACCACG GCGTGTACACAGACCACACATGCACTCATGACATCAACCACGGCGTGCTGGTGGTGGGTTACGGCACTGAGAGGGGACAGGACTACTGGCTGGTCAAGAACAG TTGGAGCCCAAACTATGGTGACAAAGGCTTCGTCAAAATGGCTCGCAACAGGAACAACCAGTGTGGAATCGCTCTCTATGCCTGTTTCCCCATCATGTGA
- the LOC128757693 gene encoding synaptic vesicle glycoprotein 2A-like, whose product MEENYQNRTAFIKGAKDIAKEVKRQASKKVGRTVDRLGDEYSRRSYSRFEEDDDDDYPMQGSQDGGYYRGDSQAANDDEGGHSDSTEGHDEDDEIYEGEYQGIPRADSGKASLAGGPDSVKAGAQQFRDVGVSEAERRKDQEELAQQYETILQECGHGKFQWSLYFVLGLALMADGVEIFVVGFVLPSAEKDMCLSEPNKSMLGLIVYFGMMVGAFLWGALADRIGRRQSLLISLSINSIFSFFSSFVQGYSTFLFCRLLSGVGIGGSIPIVFSFYSEFLSQEKRGEHLSWLCMFWMIGGIYASAMAWAIIPHYGWSFQMGSAYQFHSWRVFVLVCAFPSVAAIAALNAMPESPRFYLENGKHDEGWMILKEVHDTNMRAKGYPERVFSVTTIKTVKQVDELVDIGTDTPVWQRYRLKIMSLSQQIRNNILACFSPEYKRTTFMLMAVWFSMSFSYYGLTVWFPDMIKYIQKQEYESKTKVFAKERVEHITFNFTLENQVHRQGYYFNDKFLNLKMKSIVFEDSVFEECYFEDITSTHTVFRNCTFIASLFYNTDLFKYRLVNSKLVNSTFLHNKEGCMLDFSDDFNNAYMIYFVNFLGTLAVLPGNIVSALLMDKIGRLRMLAGSSVISCVSCFLLIFGNTESGMIALLCLFGGISIASWNALDVITVELYPSDKRTTAFGFLNALCKLAAVLGISIFQSFVGITKAVPILFAAGALAAGSFLATKLPETRGQVLQ is encoded by the exons ATGGAGGAAAACTACCAAAATCGGACTGCCTTCATTAAAGGTGCGAAAGATATTGCCAAAGAAGTGAAGCGTCAAGCCTCAAAGAAGGTGGGACGCACTGTGGATCGCTTGGGAGACGAGTATAGTCGGCGCTCCTACAGCCGTTTCGAGGAGGATGACGATGACGACTACCCGATGCAGGGGAGCCAAGACGGAGGCTATTACCGCGGAGACAGCCAGGCAGCCAATGATGACGAAGGCGGCCACAGCGACTCCACTGAGGGACACGACGAGGACGATGAAATCTACGAGGGAGAGTACCAAGGAATCCCCCGAGCTGACTCCGGCAAAGCCAGCCTGGCAGGGGGTCCCGACTCTGTCAAGGCCGGGGCTCAGCAGTTCAGAGACGTCGGGGTGTCTGAAGCTGAAAGACGGAaggaccaggaggagctggCTCAGCAGTACGAGACCATTTTGCAAGAGTGTGGTCATGGCAAGTTCCAGTGGAGCCTGTACTTCGTGCTTGGCCTTGCTCTCATGGCAGACGGCGTGGAGATCTTCGTGGTCGGGTTCGTGCTCCCAAGTGCTGAGAAGGACATGTGCCTGTCTGAACCAAATAAGAGCATGCTCG GTCTGATCGTATATTTTGGAATGATGGTTGGAGCATTCCTCTGGGGGGCCCTGGCGGACCGGATAGGTCGCCGCCAGTCTCTTCTCATCTCGCTCTCCATCAACAgcatcttctccttcttctcctccttcgtCCAGGGATACAGCACCTTtctcttctgcaggctcctctcgGGTGTCGG GATCGGAGGCTCCATCCCCATCGTGTTCTCCTTCTATTCCGAATTTCTGTCTCAAGAGAAACGTGGCGAGCACCTCAGCTGGCTCTGCATGTTCTGGATGATCGGAGGAATATATGCTTCTGCAATGGCGTGGGCCATAATCCCCCACTACG GCTGGAGCTTCCAGATGGGCTCTGCGTATCAGTTCCACAGCTGGcgagtgtttgtgttggtgtgtgctTTCCCCTCCGTCGCCGCCATCGCTGCCCTCAACGCCATGCCAGAGAGCCCACGCTTCTACCTGGAG aatgGAAAACATGACGAGGGCTGGATGATTCTGAAGGAAGTTCACGACACCAACATGAGGGCGAAGGGTTAtccagagagagtgttttct GTCACCACCATCAAGACAGTGAAGCAGGTGGATGAGCTGGTGGACATAGGCACTGACACGCCGGTCTGGCAACGTTACCGACTCAAGATCATGAGCCTCTCACAGCAG ATTCGGAACAACATCCTGGCCTGCTTCAGCCCCGAATACAAGCGCACCACTTTCATGCTCATGGCTGTCTGGTTCTCCATGTCTTTCAG CTACTACGGTCTCACCGTATGGTTCCCCGACATGATCAAGTACATCCAGAAGCAGGAGTATGAGTCGAAGACAAAGGTCTTTGCCAAAGAACGAGTCGAGCATATCACCTTCAATTTCACGCTGGAAAATCAAGTGCACCGCCAAGGATACTACTTCAACGAcaa ATTTCTCAACCTAAAGATGAAGTCCATCGTGTTTGAGGACTCGGTGTTTGAGGAGTGCTACTTCGAGGACATCACTTCCACACACACCGTCTTCAGAAACTGCACCTTTATTGCAAGTTTGTTTTACAACACAG ATCTGTTCAAATACAGGTTGGTCAACAGTAAGCTGGTGAACAGCACCTTCCTCCACAACAAGGAGGGCTGCATGCTGGACTTCAGCGACGACTTCAATAATGCCTACATGATTTACTTTGTCAACTTCCTCGGGACCCTGGCGgtgttgcctggcaacatcgTCTCAGCGCTATTAATGGACAAGATTGGCCGCCTGAGGATGCTGG CGGGGTCCAGCGTCATCTCCTGTGTGAGCTGCTTCTTGCTCATCTTCGGCAACACGGAGTCAGGAATGATCGCCCTCTTGTGCTTGTTCGGTGGCATCAGcattgcatcatggaacgcgcTCGACGTCATCACAGTGGAGCTCTACCCCTCAGACAAAAG GACCACGGCTTTCGGCTTCCTGAACGCCCTCTGCAAGCTGGCGGCCGTCCTGGGCATCAGCATTTTCCAGTCCTTCGTGGGCATCACCAAAGCCGTGCCCATTCTGTTCGCAGCAGGCGCCCTCGCCGCCGGCAGTTTCCTCGCAACAAAGCTGCCTGAAACGCGAGGCCAGGTGTTGCAGTAA